The genomic DNA AATGGGAAAGGGAATCACTGGGCGCTCAGTCCAGTTTAAAGTCGTCCAAGCAAGGCTTGATTCGCGATTTCCTTTTAGGTACGGGCATTTTGCTCTTGATTATCATCTTGGCGAATTACGTTTCCAGCATCAGAAATCATAATTTCGATTTAAGTTCGCAAGGACAGTTCTCTTTTTCCTTGGAAGCAAAAAAACTTCTGAAACAGCTTCCGGAAGGTGAACTCGATGTTATCGCCTTTTATCCAAGGCCTTTGGAAAACTCGCCGAGTTCGGATAAGTCAAATTCGCTTGCTTTACGGAGAATTCGTCCCGATCTCGAAATCTTGTTAGGTCAGCTTACGTCGATTCATCCCGCTTTTAAAGTAAAGTTCATTAACGCGGATGTGGAATTGGACGAGCTAGCGGAGTTCGGTCAGGTTTCGAACGGAACCGTGCTTGTGCGCTTTAAGAAAAAAGGCGCGACCGGTGTTGAAAAATTTCCTGAACAGCGAATTAGCGTAAAGGATAAGTCCGACCTGGAAGATTTTGAAAGAAAGCTCGTTCAGGCGGTCGTTAACGTGACAACGGGCGAACGAAAGATCTACTTTACTGAATCTAACGGCGAGCGATATTCTCAGATATTTCAAAATTTACCGAATGAAAGATTAAATCGCCTCAGTGCAGGCTTAGCGTTTTTGAATTTCAAGGTTTTTGGATTGGGATTTAAGGATGGTTGGCCTCCGAAGGTTCCGGACAATGCGGATCTTTTAGTAATTACGGGCCCGACCGTACCGTTCGGCCCGGAGGCAAGAATCGCAATCTTAGATTACGTTTTGAAGCGAAACGGTAAAGTTCTGATTACGATCGAACCGAAAGGAGGAGAAACTTTCGATTGGCTCTTATCGGAAGCCGGCTATAGTTTTGTCAAAACCGGTTTTTCTCAGGTTCCATCCCAACCGGGAGTTATCGTAACTAAATCCTTTCGCAAACATCCGATCGAAGAATCTCTTTCCAAGAAAGAACTGGGCATAGTATTTCCGTATTCCGGCTACTTCGAAGCTAAGGAGATTCAAGGAAATAAGAAGCAATTCGATTCCTTTATTCTTTTGGAAAGCGGCGGAGACGCATACCTCGACCCGAATCAAAATGGCAAACAAGATCCGGGCGAAGAAAAAAAGAATCTTCCCGTTGGGCTCGTTCTGCAAACAATCCGGAAAACCGAAACTTCTCCGGCGGATGTAATTCCCGGCGCTCCTGCGATTCCTTCCGTTCCGAATGATTCCGCCGCTAAAGAACAAGGAAGAATCGTTATTTATTCCGGAACTTCTTGGTTAACGGATCAATATCTTCCTTTTGCGGCCAACTATGAACTCGCTAGTTCCTCGACTACCTGGATGTATCAGAATTTAAGTCTACCTGCTATCGCTCCTAAGAAAGAAGAGATCCAAACTGTTTCACTTACCGACGGGCAAAAGCGGGCGGTTTGGATCTTAGGTATGTTCGTCTTTCCCGGGTTAATTGCAGGATTGGGTTCGATTTATGTGATTCGAAGAAGAAAAATCGGGAGGAAGGATGAGAACTAAACTCTACCTTCTTTTCGGTTTGGTCGCTCTTCTATTTATCGTATTCCTTTTGTTGGAAGATCGAAAAGAAGA from Leptospira fainei serovar Hurstbridge str. BUT 6 includes the following:
- a CDS encoding motility-associated ABC transporter substrate-binding family protein, coding for MKNELLRRILSWGSILGLLLFFPIYDSLISLGSKLGFSLGVLALFIAAGSVSFLIPKKDEKDTNQLVSSGLGIGALGIYFLRSYLEDFALQKGGAAPVWISSVREFLLVLLVLFVLGSFFLGLLREWERESLGAQSSLKSSKQGLIRDFLLGTGILLLIIILANYVSSIRNHNFDLSSQGQFSFSLEAKKLLKQLPEGELDVIAFYPRPLENSPSSDKSNSLALRRIRPDLEILLGQLTSIHPAFKVKFINADVELDELAEFGQVSNGTVLVRFKKKGATGVEKFPEQRISVKDKSDLEDFERKLVQAVVNVTTGERKIYFTESNGERYSQIFQNLPNERLNRLSAGLAFLNFKVFGLGFKDGWPPKVPDNADLLVITGPTVPFGPEARIAILDYVLKRNGKVLITIEPKGGETFDWLLSEAGYSFVKTGFSQVPSQPGVIVTKSFRKHPIEESLSKKELGIVFPYSGYFEAKEIQGNKKQFDSFILLESGGDAYLDPNQNGKQDPGEEKKNLPVGLVLQTIRKTETSPADVIPGAPAIPSVPNDSAAKEQGRIVIYSGTSWLTDQYLPFAANYELASSSTTWMYQNLSLPAIAPKKEEIQTVSLTDGQKRAVWILGMFVFPGLIAGLGSIYVIRRRKIGRKDEN